Proteins encoded by one window of Nicotiana tabacum cultivar K326 chromosome 10, ASM71507v2, whole genome shotgun sequence:
- the LOC107786570 gene encoding sorting nexin 2B isoform X1, translating into MMGEEGRKEAMESLSLDDDEDDNKSTSKSYSNYRSAMTSLSDSHHPLSPSVVATPADSDPLLAPPETSSIQPPSPYADIVSNPLDASIVEELNGIQNPNDDSSNSTMPEIPPSLNLEYLNITVSDPHKEMESGSIVPGSNTYVTYLITTKTNLPDYVGSDFSVRRRFKDVVTLSDRLSEGYRGYFIPPRPDKSVVESQVMQKQEFVEQRRSALEKYLQKLASHPVIKKSDELRVFLQVDGKLPLPTTTDVASRVLDGAVKLPKQLFGGGSGGNVIGPQDVVQPAKGGRDLLRLFKELKQSVANDWGGSKSLVEEEDKDFLEKKEGLQNLELQLSNASKQAELLVKAQQDMGETIGELGLTFIKLTKFENERATLNSQRERAADMKNVATAAVKASRLYRELNSQTVKHLDILHEHLSLMLGIHHAFSDRSSALLTVQTLISELSSLNSKAEKLETTTSKIFGGDKSRVRKSEELKDAIRVTEDAKSCAIREYERIKESNRSEIDRINRERHVDFVKMLKGFITNQFCGRMAYFWIVFMAKLRNQFNCNSILAPVAISMNWKVCSASLRVLVLSASDNP; encoded by the exons ATGATGGGCGAAGAAGGTCGTAAAGAAGCAATGGAGAGTCTATCTCTTGACGACGATGAGGAcgataacaaatcgacctccaaatcctacTCTAATTACCGAAGTGCCATGACTTCCCTTTCCGATTCCCACCATCCTCTTTCCCCGTCAGTCGTCGCTACACCTGCCGATTCCGATCCCTTGTTAGCTCCTCCTGAAACTTCCTCTATTCAACCCCCTTCTCCTTACGCCGACATCGTTTCCAACCCTCTCGACGCCAGCATTGTTGAAGAACTTAACGGCATCCAAAACCCTAACGACGACTCGAGTAACTCGACAATGCCGGAGATACCTCCCTCTTTAAACTTGGAGTATTTGAATATCACGGTTTCAGATCCGCACAAGGAAATGGAATCGGGGTCAATTGTTCCCGGCAGTAATACTTACGTTACCTACTTAATCACTACCAAAACCAATTTACCCGATTACGTAGGATCCGATTTCAGCGTTCGGAGACGGTTCAAAGATGTGGTTACGTTATCGGATCGATTGAGCGAAGGTTACAGAGGGTATTTCATTCCTCCGAGGCCAGATAAGAGTGTAGTGGAGAGTCAAGTGATGCAAAAGCAAGAGTTCGTGGAGCAGAGAAGATCGGCACTGGAGAAGTACTTGCAGAAGCTTGCATCACATCCGGTGATCAAGAAGAGTGATGAATTGAGAGTGTTTTTGCAGGTGGACGGTAAGCTTCCTTTGCCTACGACCACTGATGTGGCATCTAGGGTTTTGGATGGAGCAGTGAAGTTGCCCAAGCAGTTGTTCGGAGGGGGCTCAGGGGGGAATGTGATTGGCCCGCAGGATGTTGTGCAACCCGCTAAAGGTGGCAGGGATTTGCTGAGGTTGTTCAAGGAGTTGAAGCAGTCTGTTGCGAATGATTGGGGCGGCTCGAAGTCACTTGTGGAGGAGGAGGATAAGGATTTCCTGGAAAAGAAAGAGGGGTTGCAAAATCTTGAGCTGCAACTAAGTAATGCATCAAAACAG GCTGAATTACTCGTGAAAGCTCAGCAAGATATGGGGGAGACGATTGGAGAACTGGGGCTAACATTTATTAAGTTGACGAAATTTGAGAATGAGCGAGCTACGTTGAACTCTCAGAGAGAACGCGCAGCTGATATGAAAAACGTGGCTACTGCGGCTGTTAAAGCTAGCAGATTGTATCGGGAGTTGAATTCACAGACAGTGAAGCATTTG GATATTCTACACGAACACCTGAGTTTAATGCTGGGCATACACCATGCATTTTCAGACCGGTCAAGTGCTTTATTGACAGTGCAGACTCTCATTTCGGAATTGTCTTCCTTAAATTCAAAAGCAGAGAAACTTGAAACAACAACTTCTAAGATATTTGGAGGTGATAAATCAAGAGTTCGAAAGTCGGAAGAGTTAAAAGATGCCATTAGGGTCACTGAAGATGCCAAAAGCTGTGCCATCAGAGAATATGAGCGCATTAAG GAGAGTAATCGAAGTGAGATAGATAGAATAAATAGAGAAAGGCATGTTGACTTTGTGAAGATGTTGAAAGGATTCATAACTAATCAG TTCTGTGGAAGGATGGCTTATTTCTGGATTGTATTCATGGCCAAATTGAGGAACCAGTTTAATTGTAATTCAATCTTGGCACCGGTCGCTATCTCAATGAACTGGAAAGTGTGCAGTGCTTCCTTGCGGGTGCTTGTCTTGAGCGCGAGTGATAACCCTTAG
- the LOC107786570 gene encoding sorting nexin 2B isoform X2 → MMGEEGRKEAMESLSLDDDEDDNKSTSKSYSNYRSAMTSLSDSHHPLSPSVVATPADSDPLLAPPETSSIQPPSPYADIVSNPLDASIVEELNGIQNPNDDSSNSTMPEIPPSLNLEYLNITVSDPHKEMESGSIVPGSNTYVTYLITTKTNLPDYVGSDFSVRRRFKDVVTLSDRLSEGYRGYFIPPRPDKSVVESQVMQKQEFVEQRRSALEKYLQKLASHPVIKKSDELRVFLQVDGKLPLPTTTDVASRVLDGAVKLPKQLFGGGSGGNVIGPQDVVQPAKGGRDLLRLFKELKQSVANDWGGSKSLVEEEDKDFLEKKEGLQNLELQLSNASKQAELLVKAQQDMGETIGELGLTFIKLTKFENERATLNSQRERAADMKNVATAAVKASRLYRELNSQTVKHLDILHEHLSLMLGIHHAFSDRSSALLTVQTLISELSSLNSKAEKLETTTSKIFGGDKSRVRKSEELKDAIRVTEDAKSCAIREYERIKESNRSEIDRINRERHVDFVKMLKGFITNQVAYTERIGQEWSKVAEETSRYSRENA, encoded by the exons ATGATGGGCGAAGAAGGTCGTAAAGAAGCAATGGAGAGTCTATCTCTTGACGACGATGAGGAcgataacaaatcgacctccaaatcctacTCTAATTACCGAAGTGCCATGACTTCCCTTTCCGATTCCCACCATCCTCTTTCCCCGTCAGTCGTCGCTACACCTGCCGATTCCGATCCCTTGTTAGCTCCTCCTGAAACTTCCTCTATTCAACCCCCTTCTCCTTACGCCGACATCGTTTCCAACCCTCTCGACGCCAGCATTGTTGAAGAACTTAACGGCATCCAAAACCCTAACGACGACTCGAGTAACTCGACAATGCCGGAGATACCTCCCTCTTTAAACTTGGAGTATTTGAATATCACGGTTTCAGATCCGCACAAGGAAATGGAATCGGGGTCAATTGTTCCCGGCAGTAATACTTACGTTACCTACTTAATCACTACCAAAACCAATTTACCCGATTACGTAGGATCCGATTTCAGCGTTCGGAGACGGTTCAAAGATGTGGTTACGTTATCGGATCGATTGAGCGAAGGTTACAGAGGGTATTTCATTCCTCCGAGGCCAGATAAGAGTGTAGTGGAGAGTCAAGTGATGCAAAAGCAAGAGTTCGTGGAGCAGAGAAGATCGGCACTGGAGAAGTACTTGCAGAAGCTTGCATCACATCCGGTGATCAAGAAGAGTGATGAATTGAGAGTGTTTTTGCAGGTGGACGGTAAGCTTCCTTTGCCTACGACCACTGATGTGGCATCTAGGGTTTTGGATGGAGCAGTGAAGTTGCCCAAGCAGTTGTTCGGAGGGGGCTCAGGGGGGAATGTGATTGGCCCGCAGGATGTTGTGCAACCCGCTAAAGGTGGCAGGGATTTGCTGAGGTTGTTCAAGGAGTTGAAGCAGTCTGTTGCGAATGATTGGGGCGGCTCGAAGTCACTTGTGGAGGAGGAGGATAAGGATTTCCTGGAAAAGAAAGAGGGGTTGCAAAATCTTGAGCTGCAACTAAGTAATGCATCAAAACAG GCTGAATTACTCGTGAAAGCTCAGCAAGATATGGGGGAGACGATTGGAGAACTGGGGCTAACATTTATTAAGTTGACGAAATTTGAGAATGAGCGAGCTACGTTGAACTCTCAGAGAGAACGCGCAGCTGATATGAAAAACGTGGCTACTGCGGCTGTTAAAGCTAGCAGATTGTATCGGGAGTTGAATTCACAGACAGTGAAGCATTTG GATATTCTACACGAACACCTGAGTTTAATGCTGGGCATACACCATGCATTTTCAGACCGGTCAAGTGCTTTATTGACAGTGCAGACTCTCATTTCGGAATTGTCTTCCTTAAATTCAAAAGCAGAGAAACTTGAAACAACAACTTCTAAGATATTTGGAGGTGATAAATCAAGAGTTCGAAAGTCGGAAGAGTTAAAAGATGCCATTAGGGTCACTGAAGATGCCAAAAGCTGTGCCATCAGAGAATATGAGCGCATTAAG GAGAGTAATCGAAGTGAGATAGATAGAATAAATAGAGAAAGGCATGTTGACTTTGTGAAGATGTTGAAAGGATTCATAACTAATCAG GTGGCTTATACAGAGAGAATTGGACAAGAGTGGTCGAAAGTTGCAGAGGAGACCAGTCGTTATTCAAGAGAGAATGCATAA
- the LOC107786570 gene encoding sorting nexin 2B isoform X4, with protein sequence MMGEEGRKEAMESLSLDDDEDDNKSTSKSYSNYRSAMTSLSDSHHPLSPSVVATPADSDPLLAPPETSSIQPPSPYADIVSNPLDASIVEELNGIQNPNDDSSNSTMPEIPPSLNLEYLNITVSDPHKEMESGSIVPGSNTYVTYLITTKTNLPDYVGSDFSVRRRFKDVVTLSDRLSEGYRGYFIPPRPDKSVVESQVMQKQEFVEQRRSALEKYLQKLASHPVIKKSDELRVFLQVDGKLPLPTTTDVASRVLDGAVKLPKQLFGGGSGGNVIGPQDVVQPAKGGRDLLRLFKELKQSVANDWGGSKSLVEEEDKDFLEKKEGLQNLELQLSNASKQDILHEHLSLMLGIHHAFSDRSSALLTVQTLISELSSLNSKAEKLETTTSKIFGGDKSRVRKSEELKDAIRVTEDAKSCAIREYERIKESNRSEIDRINRERHVDFVKMLKGFITNQFCGRMAYFWIVFMAKLRNQFNCNSILAPVAISMNWKVCSASLRVLVLSASDNP encoded by the exons ATGATGGGCGAAGAAGGTCGTAAAGAAGCAATGGAGAGTCTATCTCTTGACGACGATGAGGAcgataacaaatcgacctccaaatcctacTCTAATTACCGAAGTGCCATGACTTCCCTTTCCGATTCCCACCATCCTCTTTCCCCGTCAGTCGTCGCTACACCTGCCGATTCCGATCCCTTGTTAGCTCCTCCTGAAACTTCCTCTATTCAACCCCCTTCTCCTTACGCCGACATCGTTTCCAACCCTCTCGACGCCAGCATTGTTGAAGAACTTAACGGCATCCAAAACCCTAACGACGACTCGAGTAACTCGACAATGCCGGAGATACCTCCCTCTTTAAACTTGGAGTATTTGAATATCACGGTTTCAGATCCGCACAAGGAAATGGAATCGGGGTCAATTGTTCCCGGCAGTAATACTTACGTTACCTACTTAATCACTACCAAAACCAATTTACCCGATTACGTAGGATCCGATTTCAGCGTTCGGAGACGGTTCAAAGATGTGGTTACGTTATCGGATCGATTGAGCGAAGGTTACAGAGGGTATTTCATTCCTCCGAGGCCAGATAAGAGTGTAGTGGAGAGTCAAGTGATGCAAAAGCAAGAGTTCGTGGAGCAGAGAAGATCGGCACTGGAGAAGTACTTGCAGAAGCTTGCATCACATCCGGTGATCAAGAAGAGTGATGAATTGAGAGTGTTTTTGCAGGTGGACGGTAAGCTTCCTTTGCCTACGACCACTGATGTGGCATCTAGGGTTTTGGATGGAGCAGTGAAGTTGCCCAAGCAGTTGTTCGGAGGGGGCTCAGGGGGGAATGTGATTGGCCCGCAGGATGTTGTGCAACCCGCTAAAGGTGGCAGGGATTTGCTGAGGTTGTTCAAGGAGTTGAAGCAGTCTGTTGCGAATGATTGGGGCGGCTCGAAGTCACTTGTGGAGGAGGAGGATAAGGATTTCCTGGAAAAGAAAGAGGGGTTGCAAAATCTTGAGCTGCAACTAAGTAATGCATCAAAACAG GATATTCTACACGAACACCTGAGTTTAATGCTGGGCATACACCATGCATTTTCAGACCGGTCAAGTGCTTTATTGACAGTGCAGACTCTCATTTCGGAATTGTCTTCCTTAAATTCAAAAGCAGAGAAACTTGAAACAACAACTTCTAAGATATTTGGAGGTGATAAATCAAGAGTTCGAAAGTCGGAAGAGTTAAAAGATGCCATTAGGGTCACTGAAGATGCCAAAAGCTGTGCCATCAGAGAATATGAGCGCATTAAG GAGAGTAATCGAAGTGAGATAGATAGAATAAATAGAGAAAGGCATGTTGACTTTGTGAAGATGTTGAAAGGATTCATAACTAATCAG TTCTGTGGAAGGATGGCTTATTTCTGGATTGTATTCATGGCCAAATTGAGGAACCAGTTTAATTGTAATTCAATCTTGGCACCGGTCGCTATCTCAATGAACTGGAAAGTGTGCAGTGCTTCCTTGCGGGTGCTTGTCTTGAGCGCGAGTGATAACCCTTAG
- the LOC107786570 gene encoding sorting nexin 2B isoform X3, with the protein MMGEEGRKEAMESLSLDDDEDDNKSTSKSYSNYRSAMTSLSDSHHPLSPSVVATPADSDPLLAPPETSSIQPPSPYADIVSNPLDASIVEELNGIQNPNDDSSNSTMPEIPPSLNLEYLNITVSDPHKEMESGSIVPGSNTYVTYLITTKTNLPDYVGSDFSVRRRFKDVVTLSDRLSEGYRGYFIPPRPDKSVVESQVMQKQEFVEQRRSALEKYLQKLASHPVIKKSDELRVFLQVDGKLPLPTTTDVASRVLDGAVKLPKQLFGGGSGGNVIGPQDVVQPAKGGRDLLRLFKELKQSVANDWGGSKSLVEEEDKDFLEKKEGLQNLELQLSNASKQAELLVKAQQDMGETIGELGLTFIKLTKFENERATLNSQRERAADMKNVATAAVKASRLYRELNSQTVKHLDILHEHLSLMLGIHHAFSDRSSALLTVQTLISELSSLNSKAEKLETTTSKIFGGDKSRVRKSEELKDAIRVTEDAKSCAIREYERIKESNRSEIDRINRERHVDFVKMLKGFITNQIQTLVLVKSREVLSGCHLDNLR; encoded by the exons ATGATGGGCGAAGAAGGTCGTAAAGAAGCAATGGAGAGTCTATCTCTTGACGACGATGAGGAcgataacaaatcgacctccaaatcctacTCTAATTACCGAAGTGCCATGACTTCCCTTTCCGATTCCCACCATCCTCTTTCCCCGTCAGTCGTCGCTACACCTGCCGATTCCGATCCCTTGTTAGCTCCTCCTGAAACTTCCTCTATTCAACCCCCTTCTCCTTACGCCGACATCGTTTCCAACCCTCTCGACGCCAGCATTGTTGAAGAACTTAACGGCATCCAAAACCCTAACGACGACTCGAGTAACTCGACAATGCCGGAGATACCTCCCTCTTTAAACTTGGAGTATTTGAATATCACGGTTTCAGATCCGCACAAGGAAATGGAATCGGGGTCAATTGTTCCCGGCAGTAATACTTACGTTACCTACTTAATCACTACCAAAACCAATTTACCCGATTACGTAGGATCCGATTTCAGCGTTCGGAGACGGTTCAAAGATGTGGTTACGTTATCGGATCGATTGAGCGAAGGTTACAGAGGGTATTTCATTCCTCCGAGGCCAGATAAGAGTGTAGTGGAGAGTCAAGTGATGCAAAAGCAAGAGTTCGTGGAGCAGAGAAGATCGGCACTGGAGAAGTACTTGCAGAAGCTTGCATCACATCCGGTGATCAAGAAGAGTGATGAATTGAGAGTGTTTTTGCAGGTGGACGGTAAGCTTCCTTTGCCTACGACCACTGATGTGGCATCTAGGGTTTTGGATGGAGCAGTGAAGTTGCCCAAGCAGTTGTTCGGAGGGGGCTCAGGGGGGAATGTGATTGGCCCGCAGGATGTTGTGCAACCCGCTAAAGGTGGCAGGGATTTGCTGAGGTTGTTCAAGGAGTTGAAGCAGTCTGTTGCGAATGATTGGGGCGGCTCGAAGTCACTTGTGGAGGAGGAGGATAAGGATTTCCTGGAAAAGAAAGAGGGGTTGCAAAATCTTGAGCTGCAACTAAGTAATGCATCAAAACAG GCTGAATTACTCGTGAAAGCTCAGCAAGATATGGGGGAGACGATTGGAGAACTGGGGCTAACATTTATTAAGTTGACGAAATTTGAGAATGAGCGAGCTACGTTGAACTCTCAGAGAGAACGCGCAGCTGATATGAAAAACGTGGCTACTGCGGCTGTTAAAGCTAGCAGATTGTATCGGGAGTTGAATTCACAGACAGTGAAGCATTTG GATATTCTACACGAACACCTGAGTTTAATGCTGGGCATACACCATGCATTTTCAGACCGGTCAAGTGCTTTATTGACAGTGCAGACTCTCATTTCGGAATTGTCTTCCTTAAATTCAAAAGCAGAGAAACTTGAAACAACAACTTCTAAGATATTTGGAGGTGATAAATCAAGAGTTCGAAAGTCGGAAGAGTTAAAAGATGCCATTAGGGTCACTGAAGATGCCAAAAGCTGTGCCATCAGAGAATATGAGCGCATTAAG GAGAGTAATCGAAGTGAGATAGATAGAATAAATAGAGAAAGGCATGTTGACTTTGTGAAGATGTTGAAAGGATTCATAACTAATCAG
- the LOC107786570 gene encoding sorting nexin 2B isoform X5 encodes MMGEEGRKEAMESLSLDDDEDDNKSTSKSYSNYRSAMTSLSDSHHPLSPSVVATPADSDPLLAPPETSSIQPPSPYADIVSNPLDASIVEELNGIQNPNDDSSNSTMPEIPPSLNLEYLNITVSDPHKEMESGSIVPGSNTYVTYLITTKTNLPDYVGSDFSVRRRFKDVVTLSDRLSEGYRGYFIPPRPDKSVVESQVMQKQEFVEQRRSALEKYLQKLASHPVIKKSDELRVFLQVDGKLPLPTTTDVASRVLDGAVKLPKQLFGGGSGGNVIGPQDVVQPAKGGRDLLRLFKELKQSVANDWGGSKSLVEEEDKDFLEKKEGLQNLELQLSNASKQDILHEHLSLMLGIHHAFSDRSSALLTVQTLISELSSLNSKAEKLETTTSKIFGGDKSRVRKSEELKDAIRVTEDAKSCAIREYERIKESNRSEIDRINRERHVDFVKMLKGFITNQVAYTERIGQEWSKVAEETSRYSRENA; translated from the exons ATGATGGGCGAAGAAGGTCGTAAAGAAGCAATGGAGAGTCTATCTCTTGACGACGATGAGGAcgataacaaatcgacctccaaatcctacTCTAATTACCGAAGTGCCATGACTTCCCTTTCCGATTCCCACCATCCTCTTTCCCCGTCAGTCGTCGCTACACCTGCCGATTCCGATCCCTTGTTAGCTCCTCCTGAAACTTCCTCTATTCAACCCCCTTCTCCTTACGCCGACATCGTTTCCAACCCTCTCGACGCCAGCATTGTTGAAGAACTTAACGGCATCCAAAACCCTAACGACGACTCGAGTAACTCGACAATGCCGGAGATACCTCCCTCTTTAAACTTGGAGTATTTGAATATCACGGTTTCAGATCCGCACAAGGAAATGGAATCGGGGTCAATTGTTCCCGGCAGTAATACTTACGTTACCTACTTAATCACTACCAAAACCAATTTACCCGATTACGTAGGATCCGATTTCAGCGTTCGGAGACGGTTCAAAGATGTGGTTACGTTATCGGATCGATTGAGCGAAGGTTACAGAGGGTATTTCATTCCTCCGAGGCCAGATAAGAGTGTAGTGGAGAGTCAAGTGATGCAAAAGCAAGAGTTCGTGGAGCAGAGAAGATCGGCACTGGAGAAGTACTTGCAGAAGCTTGCATCACATCCGGTGATCAAGAAGAGTGATGAATTGAGAGTGTTTTTGCAGGTGGACGGTAAGCTTCCTTTGCCTACGACCACTGATGTGGCATCTAGGGTTTTGGATGGAGCAGTGAAGTTGCCCAAGCAGTTGTTCGGAGGGGGCTCAGGGGGGAATGTGATTGGCCCGCAGGATGTTGTGCAACCCGCTAAAGGTGGCAGGGATTTGCTGAGGTTGTTCAAGGAGTTGAAGCAGTCTGTTGCGAATGATTGGGGCGGCTCGAAGTCACTTGTGGAGGAGGAGGATAAGGATTTCCTGGAAAAGAAAGAGGGGTTGCAAAATCTTGAGCTGCAACTAAGTAATGCATCAAAACAG GATATTCTACACGAACACCTGAGTTTAATGCTGGGCATACACCATGCATTTTCAGACCGGTCAAGTGCTTTATTGACAGTGCAGACTCTCATTTCGGAATTGTCTTCCTTAAATTCAAAAGCAGAGAAACTTGAAACAACAACTTCTAAGATATTTGGAGGTGATAAATCAAGAGTTCGAAAGTCGGAAGAGTTAAAAGATGCCATTAGGGTCACTGAAGATGCCAAAAGCTGTGCCATCAGAGAATATGAGCGCATTAAG GAGAGTAATCGAAGTGAGATAGATAGAATAAATAGAGAAAGGCATGTTGACTTTGTGAAGATGTTGAAAGGATTCATAACTAATCAG GTGGCTTATACAGAGAGAATTGGACAAGAGTGGTCGAAAGTTGCAGAGGAGACCAGTCGTTATTCAAGAGAGAATGCATAA